The Pukyongia salina genome segment AACGAATTACAGTTTTTGTATTTCTGCTTGTGGCAGGACTGTCTCAGGCACAGGAAGGTACAGTTTCACCATATTCTTTTTATGGGATAGGAACATTAAAATTTAAAGGTACCGCAGAGAACAGGGCGATGGGAGGTATCAGTGTTTATTCAGATAGTATACATCTTAGTATTCAAAACCCGGCGGGAGTGGCAGGCCTCCGACTTGTAAACTACACCGCGGGAATAAGCCATAAGTACGAGACCATTAAAACAGCCGAAGAGAGTCAGAAGGCCAGTACAACCTCTATAGATTATCTGGCTCTGGGAATCCCTTTAGGTAAATTTGGCGCCAGCTTTGGGCTCATCCCCTTCACATCGGTTGGTTATAATCTTAGGACTGAAGACGCCGGGATCGAGACAACCTATACGGGATCGGGAGGTCTTAATAAAGCATTCTTCACCCTGGCCTATCAGGTCACGCCTGAATTAAGCGTAGGAGTGGATGCTAATTATAACTTCGGAAATATCCAGAACAACGCCGAACGCAGAGAGGATGATATACAATACGGTACTTCCGAATTCAACAAATCAGACCTGCTCGGATTCAACTTTAACATTGGAGCCATTTACAAAAAGAAGATAAGCGAGACGTTAACTCTGTCTTCATCACTAACTTATACCCCCGAAACCGACCTCACCTCGGAAAATACGAGGACTATCTCTTCGTTTTTGGTGCTGCCTTCCGGGTCTACAACCCCTATAGATGAACGGGACATTGACGTAGAGGACACCAATTTCACTTTTCCATCGCAGTTTACGATCGGACTCGGTCTTGGGAAGGAAAAAAATTGGTTTGTAGGAGGTGAATATTCGGCTGTAAAAACAAGTAATTTAACAAATCGTTCTTTTGATATAGATTTTGTTACCTTTACTGATGCCTCCAAATTCAGACTTGGAGGGTTCTATATTCCAAACTATAACGCAATTGGAAACTACTGGAATCGAGTAGTTTATCGTGCAGGAGTTAGGTTTGAAGAAACAGGAATTAATATAAATGGTGAAGGAATTAATGAGTTTGGCATATCTTTTGGACTTGGTTTGCCTGTAGGGAGATTATTCTCGAATATTAACGTGGGATTTGAAGTTGGAAGACGAGGAACTACAGATTTTGGGTTGGTTCAGGAGAATTTCTTTAATACATTTATAAGTCTGTCACTAAACGACAGATGGTTTGAAAAACGATATTATGATTAATACAATAAACATTAACACTATGAAGACGAAAGCTATTATACTTTCAGCTGTACTTTTTGTGGCTTTTGGAAGCAAATCCCTGGCACAGGAAAAATGTGCAACATTAGGTTCCTTGTTTATAGAACCAGCCAAAGCAAAAAATTATGAAGGTGCACTGCCTCATTATGCTCAATTAGTTGCTGAATGTCCTACGTACAGTATGGCGACTTACCAGTATGCCGAGAAAATGTTCAAACATTTTATCGAGAATGGAGATAAATCCAAGATAGCAGATCTGGACCAGGCATATAAGTACAGAATGCAGTACTATCCATCAAAAACCAAAGAAGGTGAATTGATGATGAAAATGGCCCAGGTGAAGTTCGATAATAACATTGGGACAAAACTTGAACAATTTAATGCGTTCGACGCCGCCTTTAAAAAGGACGAAGATGAGTTCACCAGCCCTAAAAGTCTATATACATACTTTTCATTGGCAGTAGACCTTTTTAATAGTGGCGAAAAACCCATCGATGATGTATTCGACCTTTACGATGTGGTAATTCAGAAGATCGAAAAAGAAGAAGGTAAATTGGCTATTGGTCTTACAAAATTGATCGACAAGCAGGAAGCTGGAACCAAACTAAGCTCAAGGGAAGAACGCAAGGTACATGCGTACGAAAAAAACCTGGCCGCTTACGGTACAGTAAAAGGTAGTGTTGATGGAAAATTGGGACAGTTAGCAGATTGTCCTAATCTAATTCCTTTATATGAAAAGGATTTCGACAACAAGAAAAACGATGTAAGTTGGTTGCGTAGAGCCGCCGGTAGGCTGAGTGCCAAAGATTGTGATACACCACTATTCTTTAAATTGGTACAACAGCTACACACCATGGAGCCTTCTGCAAAATCTGCCTACTATTTAGGTAAACTAGCCGATAAGGACGGAAAAAGCAGTACAGCCCTCGATTACTATAATCAGGCTGCCGAACTGGAAACTAATCCGGCCGATAAGGCTAAAGTATATTACAGTATAGCCGAGAATTTCCGTAAGAAAGGAAGTTTTGGACAAGCGCGTACTTACTACCTGAAAATGGTAGAAGTAAAGCCTTCAGCAGGTATCGCTTATCTCAAGATAGCCAATATGTATGGTAGTAGTGCCAATAGTTGTGGAAACACAACTTTCGAGAAACGTGCTATCTACTGGAAGGCAGCCGAGATGGCAGATCGCGCAGCTAGAGTGGATGGGTCTATCGCCTCCAATGCGCGTAGCACTGCTAGCGCGTTTAGAGGAAGAGCTCCTAGTAAGAGTGATATCTTTTCGGAAGGAATGGCGGGAAAAACCATTACCTTTAACTGCTGGGTAGGCGGAAGCGTAAGAGTACCTAGTCTATAAGAATGAACATAATAAAACATATGCTGAAGAGCGTGATGACAATATCGATTGTCATCACGCTTTTTTCATGTGAAAGTAATTATGAGAATATTCAGAAACTGAATCTGAAAGATGGTGCACCTATTGGGGTGGCGAAGAATATAAATGTGAAATACACAGATTCGGGCAAGGTAGTTGCTAACCTCATCTCGCCCTTACGCAACGATTATACGAACCTGGAGTTTCCCTATCAGGAATTTCCGGAAGGTGTTGAGGTAAAATATTGGAACGAAAATGATGAAGTTAGTACGGTGACCTCAGATTTTGCAATTAGATACGATGAAACAAATATTGTAGACCTTCGGAAGAACGTCGTACTGGTTACCAGTGATAGCCTGGTGTTACGGGCCGAACAACTATACTGGGACCAGAAGCACCAGTGGGTTTTTACAGACGAACCCTACCGTATCATTTTTAAAGACGGCTCATATAATGATGGAGCGGGATTCGACTCGAGCGAGGATTTTACCAATTTCTTATCGCGAACTAATAGCGGAGAGCAATTAATAGATAGAAATATAGATAACGAAAATAGAGAAAACACCGATGGGGAATAAAATATATCAACTTTTTGAATACGCTTATTTGGCAATGGCAGGTTTTTCGATCTACCTGGTTATAAGTAACTGGGCAGACAATAGAAACCGTGCTTATTTATTTGCTTTCTTCACGGTTGTAGCTATCTTTATGTTCTTCTTTAAGCGAAAATTTAGAAAGAAGATGGAGGAGCGCAACAAAAACAGATAATGGAATTTAGTATTCTTATCATTGTTATTATGCTAATCCTGTCCGCATTCTTTTCGGGTATGGAGATAGCCTACGTTTCATCTAACAAAGTCCACATAGAGATCGAAAAAAAGCAGACCGGTTTTCTTGCCGGAGTGCTGAACAAGATCACAAAAAGACCGTCTAAGTTTATCGCTACCATGCTGGTGGGCAACAATATTGCCCTGGTAGTATACGGTTTCTTTATGGGTGATCTGCTTATGCGATACATCCCATTAACAGGCTTTAGCGGTTTGCTGGTTCAAACGGTGATCTCTACCCTTATCATTCTGCTTACGGCCGAGTTTCTTCCGAAGGTGTTCTTCCAGATATACGCCAATAAACTGGTGAAAGTATTTGCTGTACCGGCCTATATGTTCTACCTGTTGTTTTCGGTTATATCCGAATTCGTCATCTGGATCTCCGATATTGTATTAAAAGTGTTCTTTAAGACCAAAGGAGATCATGTGCAGCTTAGTTTCAGTAAGATCGAACTGGGTAATTATATCAGCGAACAAATGGATACCCTGGAGCGGGACGATGATGTGGATTCGGAAATACAGATCTTTCAAAACGCCCTGGAATTCTCGGAAGTTAAATCCAGGGAGGTCATGGTGCCGCGTACCGAAGTTATCGCAGTCGATCTTGAAACCGAAATCCAGGAACTTACAAAAATATTTACAGAGACGGGCCTTTCCAAGATCCTGGTATATAAGGACAACATCGATGATATAGTGGGTTACGTACATTCCTTCGAACTCTTTAAAAAGCCTACTTCCATAAAGAAAATTCTTATTCCGGTTGTCTTTGTGCCGGGTACCATGCTAGCCAAGGATGTACTCAATATCTTGATCAGGAAACGCAAAAGTATTGCCGTGGTTATCGATGAATATGGAGGAACCGCAGGAATTATGACCGTAGAAGACATTATCGAAGAACTTTTTGGGGAGATCGAAGATGAACACGATTCCATCGAACTCATTGAAGAGGAACTGGATAAAGGACATTTTAAATTCTCTGCCCGTTTGGAAGTGGATTATATAAACGAACGCTATAAGATCGATCTGCCTGAAAGTGAGAACTACGAAACCCTGGGCGGTATGATCGTAAATTTTACCGAAGAGATCCCCGAAAAGAACGAAACGGTTATCATTGAAAACTTCATATGTAAGATACTGGAAGTATCGAGCACCAAAATAGAACTTATCGACCTAAGGGTTAATCCCGAAGCATAGATTTCTGTTATTTACCGTTTTTTTTATTCCGAACCTTTTATAAATGAAGGGAAAATGCTATTTTCGCCCCCTAGAAATTTGACAGACAGATGGCAATATTAAACAGTATTAGAAAAAGAGGAATATTCCTCATTTTGATTATAGCAATGGCCCTTTTCGCCTTCATCCTTAGTGATGTACTAACCCGAGGGGGTGGTTCGAGCGTAGAAGATACCGTTGCCACAGTGAACGGCGTGGATATTGATCGTACAGAATTTGCGCAACTTGTTGAGAACACGCAAAAGTCTATGGGTCCCAATGCATCTACTTCTCAGGCAGTAAACCTGGTTTGGGATCGTGAATTAAGACGCGTACTTATGGAAGAGCAGTACGAAAAACTTGGCTTACGGGTTGAAAGCGAACAGATCAATAACGCTTTGAGTGTTTACCTTGCAAACGATCCTACTTTTCAGGATGAGAATGGTAACTACAGTGAGCTGAAAATGCTGGAATATGTTGCCGATATAAAAGCGAACGCTAAGGTGAATCCGGCTCCACTTGAGAACTGGGAGAACTATATCAAGAATGTGAAGCAAACGGTGCTTGAGAATACTTATCTGGGAATGTTAAGAGGGGGACTTACCTCCACCATCGCAGAAGGAGAGCAACAGTATCGATTTGAGAATGATAAGATCGATATCGAATTTGTTCATATTCCATATACCTCAATTGACGATGCCAGCATCACAGTTTCCGACGAAGAAATTGCTGCTTATATAAAAGCAAACCCAAAGAAATTTGAAGTAGAACCTGAGGTAGATTTTCAATATGTACTCATAGAGGAAACAGCTTCTCAGGAAGATATTGAAGCTGCGGAAGCAGAGATATCTGCTTTGATAGACAACAGACGGGAAATGAATAACCTGTCTAACAAGATAGATACAATCCTGGGATTCAGAGAAACTCAAAATTACCAGGAGTATGTGAATTCGCATTCAGATGTACCTTATACGGATCGCTGGTACACTAAAGAGCAGTTACCTGCCGCTATCAAGGACACCATCTTCGATCTTAATGAAGGTGATATCTACGGGCCTTACCAGGTTGATAAAACATTAAACCTAACCAAGGTTATCGAGAAGCGTCAGTTACCAGACAGTGCGCGGGTTCGACATATCCTTATTCCATTGGGATTAAATCGTACAGATAGCATTACTCGTACCGATGCCCAGGCTAAAAAGACAGCCGATAGTTTATTAACTATCCTGAAAGGGAACAAATCTAAATTCGCAACTTTCGTGAAGCAGTTTTCTTCAGACACCGGAAGCATTGAGAACGACGGAGTGTACGATTGGTTCGAATATACCAAAATGGTGCCTGCCTTCAGGGATTATTCCTTCGAGCAAAAAACCGGAGATATGGGT includes the following:
- the lptC gene encoding LPS export ABC transporter periplasmic protein LptC — its product is MNIIKHMLKSVMTISIVITLFSCESNYENIQKLNLKDGAPIGVAKNINVKYTDSGKVVANLISPLRNDYTNLEFPYQEFPEGVEVKYWNENDEVSTVTSDFAIRYDETNIVDLRKNVVLVTSDSLVLRAEQLYWDQKHQWVFTDEPYRIIFKDGSYNDGAGFDSSEDFTNFLSRTNSGEQLIDRNIDNENRENTDGE
- a CDS encoding hemolysin family protein; the protein is MEFSILIIVIMLILSAFFSGMEIAYVSSNKVHIEIEKKQTGFLAGVLNKITKRPSKFIATMLVGNNIALVVYGFFMGDLLMRYIPLTGFSGLLVQTVISTLIILLTAEFLPKVFFQIYANKLVKVFAVPAYMFYLLFSVISEFVIWISDIVLKVFFKTKGDHVQLSFSKIELGNYISEQMDTLERDDDVDSEIQIFQNALEFSEVKSREVMVPRTEVIAVDLETEIQELTKIFTETGLSKILVYKDNIDDIVGYVHSFELFKKPTSIKKILIPVVFVPGTMLAKDVLNILIRKRKSIAVVIDEYGGTAGIMTVEDIIEELFGEIEDEHDSIELIEEELDKGHFKFSARLEVDYINERYKIDLPESENYETLGGMIVNFTEEIPEKNETVIIENFICKILEVSSTKIELIDLRVNPEA
- a CDS encoding peptidylprolyl isomerase — protein: MAILNSIRKRGIFLILIIAMALFAFILSDVLTRGGGSSVEDTVATVNGVDIDRTEFAQLVENTQKSMGPNASTSQAVNLVWDRELRRVLMEEQYEKLGLRVESEQINNALSVYLANDPTFQDENGNYSELKMLEYVADIKANAKVNPAPLENWENYIKNVKQTVLENTYLGMLRGGLTSTIAEGEQQYRFENDKIDIEFVHIPYTSIDDASITVSDEEIAAYIKANPKKFEVEPEVDFQYVLIEETASQEDIEAAEAEISALIDNRREMNNLSNKIDTILGFRETQNYQEYVNSHSDVPYTDRWYTKEQLPAAIKDTIFDLNEGDIYGPYQVDKTLNLTKVIEKRQLPDSARVRHILIPLGLNRTDSITRTDAQAKKTADSLLTILKGNKSKFATFVKQFSSDTGSIENDGVYDWFEYTKMVPAFRDYSFEQKTGDMGIVKTNFGYHIVEVLGQKDFKDVVKIATITKEIEPSEPTINEIFAEATTFEIEAAKGDFSEQAKALGLSVRPVNKVGKMDSQIQGIGTNRQIVNWAFNEETEVGDISRFNVSQGYVIVQLTRKDPKGLKSIAESSAEVTPILRNKKKAEQIMNRNSGKTMQEIATGENVTVQTASAMTMSAPTIPGAGNEPKVVGVAFGKDVGEETGLIEGKTGVFKVKVTAINKAPDLDNYAPYANELNAGVTQGLNSNVFKALKESADIEDNRAVFY